One stretch of Castor canadensis chromosome 14, mCasCan1.hap1v2, whole genome shotgun sequence DNA includes these proteins:
- the Calr3 gene encoding calreticulin-3, protein MARAGVGLVAVCLLPVALATVYFQEEFLDGERWRNRWVQSTNDSQFGYFRLSSGKFYGHKEKDKGLQTTQNSRFYAISARFKPFTNKGKTLVIQYTVKHQQKMDCGGGYIKILPADLDQKNLNGKSQYYIMFGPDICGFDIKKVHVILHFKNQYHSNKKPIRCKVDGFTHLYTLILRPDLSYEVKIDGQSIESGSIEYDWNVTSLNTAEKLSAEAQGWDQAKDAKAQDWEKHFLDASANKPSDWNGELDGDWQAPLLQKPPYQDGLKPEGISKDVWLHQKVKGTSYLTQYDLSEFEDIGAIGLELWQVRSGTIFDNFLITDDEEYAERFGKATWGETKGPEREMDAIQAKEEIKKAREEDEEEVQGGKFHRWGAHFNRFYRQGEL, encoded by the exons ATGGCCCGGGCTGGCGTCGGTCTCGTGGCCGTCTGTCTGCTGCCGGTGGCGCTGGCCACTGTCTACTTCCAGGAGGAATTTCTAGATGGAG AGCGATGGAGAAACCGATGGGTGCAGTCCACCAATGACTCCCAATTTGGGTATTTTAGACTCTCGTCGGGGAAGTTTTATGGTcataaagagaaagacaaag GTCTGCAGACCACTCAGAACAGCCGGTTCTATGCCATCTCTGCGCGCTTCAAGCCATTCACCAATAAAGGGAAGACACTGGTGATTCAGTACACAGTGAAGCACCAGCAGAAGATGGACTGCGGAGGGGGCTACATCAAGATACTCCCTGCAGACCTGGACCAGAAGAACCTAAATGGGAAGTCGCAGTACTATATTATGTTTG GACCTGATATTTGCGGATTTGATATCAAGAAAGTTCATGTTATTTTACATTTCAAGAATCAGTATCACTCAAACAAGAAACCAATTAGGTGTAAG GTGGATGGCTTCACACACCTCTACACGCTGATTTTAAGACCAGATCTTTCTTATGAAGTGAAAATTGACGGTCAGTCTATTGAGTCCGGCAGCATCGAGTACGACTGGAACGTCACTTCCCTGAACACCGCAGAGAAGTTGTCGGCCGAGGCCCAGGGCTGGGATCAGGCAAAAGATGCCAAGGCCCAG GACTGGGAGAAACACTTTCTGGATGCCAGCGCCAACAAGCCGAGCGACTGGAATGGCGAGCTGGATGGGGACTGGCAGGCGCCATTGCTCCAGAAGCCACCGTACCAG gatggccTGAAGCCGGAAGGCATAAGCAAGGACGTGTGGCTGCACCAGAAAGTGAAAGGGACCAGTTACCTGACACAGTATGACCTCTCGGAATTCGAGGACATCGGCGCCATCGGCCTCGAGCTGTGGCAG GTGAGATCGGGAACCATCTTTGACAACTTCCTGATCACTGATGATGAAGAGTATGCAGAGAGATTCGGCAAGGCCACCTGGGGCGAGACGAAG GGCCCAGAAAGAGAGATGGACGCCATCCAGGCCaaggaagaaattaagaaggcccgcgaggaggatgaggaggaagtgCAGGGAGGCAAGTTTCACAGGTGGGGCGCCCACTTCAACCGATTCTACAGGCAGGGCGAGCTTTAG